ACCATTGGAAGGCGTCCCATTTCCGGGATTCTGATTGATAGAGCAATAAGAGAATGCAGGATAGGAATGAGCAAGTGAAAACCGCTCATAGTCAGGCGTTACTTCTGTATCTGTAAAAGTTTCTCCTGTGCCGGTATGCGTGCGATTATCCCAGTACCAGGCGCCACCCTGATTATAGTATTCTACCGAATCATACCAGAAATACTTCTGAATCCAACCTACCGTCACATCCTGCTTGCCGTTGATTCCGCTCATGTAAGGCAGGCCATTGATCCTGTTCACATAGTTCATATGGCCAAAATCAAATAATTTCCAGAGTGGAACTACAATTCCCGTATTGGGATCGATGTAATCTGAATTCGGGTTGGTGGAATTGTCACTCCATTGCTGCTCACGCGGTGAATTATTTATCGGTTTAACAATTATAGGAGCCTTGTTGGCATAGGTTGCGGCTACCAGGTTAGGCCACATCTCTGAAGTGAGCAATGCGCCAAAACCATTGTGGGAAATACCGGTAACATATAGTTTGTTACTGTCGGCAGCGATATTTTTTCTGACCCATTCAAATGTTTCCTTCAGCCTTACCTGTGTGTACATATGCACATCGCCGGTGGTAGCTACCGGATTGGTAGTGGAATACATATCATAATTTTCATTCCATCCGCTCCAGTAACTGTCAACTCCATTTGGCAGCCGGTCATCAATTTTCAGTACGTTACAATCATTACAGAGGTAAATCCCGTTAGTATTAAACGGGCTGTCATCTTTGAACAGCACATAAATAGATTTATTCGTGCTGTTGCCAATTTTAAAAACCGTGAAATTGTGTGCATAGGAACCGGCATTATTAAAAGCCGGAAAATGGCTTGTGTTCTGATTATTTCCCCACATGGCGTATTCAAAACGCTGCGTACCATCTGTTTCAGTTCCCTGCAACTGCAGCACAGGTTGAGGGTTGGCCACCATTTCCGACACCGGAACTGCAAGTGAGTTAGATGCATTAATTGCAGATTTATCTTCCTCACCGGTGCTCAGGTTAACCACCATTACCGCATAGTAGTAGGAACCGGCGTCTGTAGACGTAGCTACATAGAGTCCGCGGTCACTTGCGAGTGGGGGAGCCGAGGCATTAATTTTAAAGTAGTAGGTAGATCCGTAGAGTTGTGACTTCCGGGTGTTTTTTGCGGAATTATCCCGCACATAGCCGAGGTAAGTTGAACTGTTGATATTTGATGCATTCAGCGGAGTTGTGGAACGGTAGACATTATACCGGAGGTTCGTGGCAGCTGGATTCTTCCAGGTCAGAAAAACCTGTCCATTGCTGTAGGTGGCCTGTAGTTCTGTTACTAAATAGGCTTTTGCAGGTAATGATAATATTAGAAAGCTGATGATAAAAGCAAATCTGCTGTAACGGGGTAGAAATCTTATCATGTCCGGTGATTAAATTAAAATTGCTTTTCACTACGACGGGCTACTCATAAATGTTACAAATCAGTAAGATTCATACCCAATTTGGGTGTAACCATATTTATGTAGAAGGATCACCGGTAAAGACATTAACTTTTTTGGCTGTTATTCACAGAGAAATGTTGATAAAGGAGTTGTTTTGTCATTGGAAGGATCATTGCGCATGAATGCTTAGTCAGATATATTTTCCCCAAACCTAAATTGGCTGATATGGCTCACGGGAGCTGACTATTGCATTTATGAGTGCTGTCACGATCATCCTGCCTGCATGTTGCCCAACAATTTGCCGTGAATAACTATTTTTGCCATGCTGTTCGTTACAGCATACATTCATTTACCTTCACATTTATTCTTCAACAACATTCACGCACTACCATGGATTTATTTGAAAAACTGCTAAAAAACAGGGGTCCAATTGGGCAATATTCAAAAATTGCTCATGGGTACTTCTCATTTCCGAAGCTCGAAGGCGAGATAAGCAACCGTATGATCTTCAGAGGTAAGGAACGCATCATCTGGAGCCTCAACAACTATCTCGGGCTTGCCAATCACCCCGAAGTCCGCAAGGCGGACGCCGAGGCTGCGACAAGATGGGGCCTCGCTTACCCGATGGGCGCGCGTATGATGTCGGGCAACTCTGATCTTCATGAGCAACTGGAAAAAGAGCTTGCGAATTTTGAAGGGAAGAAGGATGCCATCCTGTTCAACTACGGATACCAGGGCATTATGTCTGCCATTGATTGCCTGGTTGACCGGCGTGATATCATCGTGTATGATGCCGAATCACATGCCTGTATCATTGATGGCTTAAGGATGCACCTGGGAAAACGATTTGTTTATGCGCATAACGATATCGACAGTTGTGAAAAGCAATTACAACGCGCCACTGAACTCGCTAATGACTCCGGCGGAGCGATAATGGTTATCACGGAAGGTGTTTTTGGTATGGGCGGCGATCAGGGCAAACTGAAAGAGATCGTTGCGCTGAAAAAGAAGTATAGTTTCCGCCTGATGGTGGATGATGCACATGGGTTCGGTACGATGGGCAAAACAGGCGCCGGAACCGGCGAAGAACAAGGTGTTCAGGATGAAATTGACCTTTACTTTTCCACCTTCGCGAAATCGATGGCCAGCATCGGTGCCTTTATGGCCGGCGATGAACAGGTGATTGAATATCTGCGTTACAATACACGATCGCAGATTTTTGCCAAAGCGCTGCCTATGCCTTTCGTGGTGGGCAATCTTAAAAGACTCGAGTTGCTGCAAACGCAGCCGCAGCTCAAAGACAGACTTTGGGAAAATGTACGTGCCTTGCAAAGCGGGTTGAAGGAACGGGGATTTGATATCGGTCAATCCAATACGCCTGTTACACCGGTTTACCTGAAGGGATCACCCTCTGAAGCGGCAAACATGATTATGGATATCAGGGAGAACTACAATATTTTCCTTTCTATCGTTGTTTATCCTGTTGTTCCGAAAGGTGTGATGCTGCTTCGATTGACGCCTACAGCCGTGCATACCCTGCAGGATATTGATGAAACACTCAAATGTTTCAGCGAAGTGGCCGAAAAACTGAAAGCAGGAACCTATCAGACGCAGAAGCTGGTTGGCGTGGTATAGTTGCTGATTAAGATAATGGAGTTACTGAATTAAGTTTGATTGGCTGTGAATGGAAATTCGCAGCCAATTTTTTTTGTAGTAAGCAAATGCCGAAAACAGATAAGCCGCAAGAAGTTTGTAATTCAGTGTTAAGCGGTATGCAGCCGAAGATAACAACGTCATCAGGTTGCAAAATCAGGAATCATTGATTGTATTTCCTCACCGAAGCGGCGATACGTTGATAAAGCGTATCACTTACAGGAACGAGTGGTAAACGCAGCACCTGTTCGCAGATGCCAAGCACATGCAGTGCAGCTTTCACGCCTCCCGGACTTCCTTCTTCAAAGAACCATTCCATATAATCGAGCAGCTTCAGGTGCAGTTGTTGCGCGGCTGCAAAATTTCCCTGCAGAGCTTCATGCACCATGCCGGAAAAATCTTTGGGGAAGGCCTGTGCGACTACGGAGATCACGCCATCAATTCCTAAACTTACCAATGGCAAGGTGATGATGTCGTCACCGGAAATGACCAGGAAGTTGCCGGGCTTCTCTTTCATGATATGCATGCATTGCGCAAAATTTCCGGAAGCTTCTTTAATGCCAATAAACTGTTCACTTGCCTTTGCTAGACGGATGGTGGTTGATGCAGCAATATTGGAACCTGTTCTTCCGGGTACGTTATACAAAATAATTGGCAGCGGCGACGCTTCCGCTATTTGCATGAAATGACGGTAGATACCTTCCTGTGCAGGTTTGTTGTAATACGGACTTACCGATAGTATAGCTTCAAAACCATCCTGCCGGAACTGCCTGGCTGTTTCAACAATTTCGGCTGTGTTGTTACCGCCAATACCGGCCACAAGCGGTACCTTTCCTTTAACCGATTTTGCGGTAAAAGCCCAAACTTTATTTCTTTCCTCCTTACTGAGGGTAGCCGTTTCACCTGTTGTACCTAATGAGACAAAATAATCAATACCATTGTCGATATTGAAATGAATCAACCGCTCCAGCGCATCAAAATCAATGCTGTGATCTGATTTGAAAGGAGTAATCAGTGCGACACCTGTTCCACGGAATTTGTTTTTATTCATTTTACCTTTATTGCATAATTTGAAGAATGTATGGCGAGCACTGTAATGCCCATTGTAATTTATCAGACCATTTCTATATAGTAACGCACCTGTTCCATCAGCTTGCGTAAATCATTTTCGCCTTTCAGATCAATCATAAAATCGTAAGCGTAGGTCTTTTGTTTGTCATAATGACCTACTCTGAATGATGCCTGTGAAAAGGCAGAAACATATTCCAGCGGAAGCGTTTCTTCAATATATGCATTGATCAGGATGTCAAACTTCCGCGCGATGAATTCCTCTACCAGCACACCATGCGGTTCAAAATGCCAGTTGAGGCTTTTCCGGTTGAAATAGGGAAAGTTGAAATTAATGGCAGGTTTCGGAAAATTGTAGAAACCAAGCAGCACCACTTTTTTCCGTTCTTTTCTCAGCGAATCAGCAAATGTATTTACGATGGCTGTCCTGTCGGTGTCCGATGCATCGAAAAGGATTCCGATATCACGGGCATTGGAAAGGTTAACTACCTTTCGTGGCACTTCATGAAACTTCAGCTCCTTTTTCAGGAAATAGAAATGGGCCACCCGTCGCAGGTTCATCAGCATTTGCATAACCCTTATTCTTCAAAAAAGCCCATGGATGAAAATTTCTTAATTCTTGCCTCGATACGCTCTTTGGGAGTGAGGTCTTTTAAGTCGATCAGGTGTTTCTTGATTTCCCTCTTAAGGATTTTTGCCATCTCTTCGGGATTGTTATGTGCACCGCCAAGTGGCTCTTTAATTACGCCATCAACCAGTTTAAAATCGTACATGTTTTTTGCATCGAGCTTCAGTTGTTCGGCTGCCTGTTCTTTATAGTTCCAGCTGTGCCATAATATGGATGAGCATGACTCGGGTGATATCACGGAATACCACGTATTCTCCATCATCAGCACACGATCGCCGATGCCAATGCCGAGTGCACCACCTGAAGCACCTTCACCGATCACAATACAAATCACGGGTACTTTCAGCAAGGTCATCTCGTACAGGTTCCTCGCAATGGCTTCAGCCTGCCCGCGTTCTTCAGCTTCCAGCCCGGGATAGGCTCCGGGCGTATCAATGAGCGTAACGATAGGGATATTGAATTTCTCGGCCAGTTTCATTAAACGCAATGCCTTACGATAGCCTTCGGGATTAGCCATGCCGAAATTCCGGTACTGCCGTTGCTTGGTATTAACGCCCTTTTGCTGTCCGACAAACAGAATTGTTTCATTATCGAGTCTGCCAAAACCGCCCACCATCGCCTTGTCGTCACCCATATTCCTGTCGCCATGCAGCTCAATAAATTTACTGCACATCTGCGAAAGATAATAAAGTGTATAGGGCCTCTCCGGATGCCGTGAGAGCTGTACGCGCTGCCAGCCGCTGAGATTTGTATAGATAGCCTTCCTTGTTTCCAGCATTTTGTCATCCAGCTCTTTAAGAGCAGATGCCATATCAACCTTGCCGTTCTCCCCAATCTTCTTCAGCTTGTCCAATTGCTCCTGCAGCTCTTCGATCGGCTTTTCAAAATCGAGATAGGTCATTCAGTTTTTTTTGTGAGAAACAAAATTATCAAAATATGAAGGAAATGAAGTGAATAGTTTTTTTGAAAAGAAGAAAAGTTTACTTTTGCGAGCCTGAAACTAAGAAACATAAGTATC
Above is a genomic segment from Chitinophagales bacterium containing:
- a CDS encoding aminotransferase class I/II-fold pyridoxal phosphate-dependent enzyme, yielding MDLFEKLLKNRGPIGQYSKIAHGYFSFPKLEGEISNRMIFRGKERIIWSLNNYLGLANHPEVRKADAEAATRWGLAYPMGARMMSGNSDLHEQLEKELANFEGKKDAILFNYGYQGIMSAIDCLVDRRDIIVYDAESHACIIDGLRMHLGKRFVYAHNDIDSCEKQLQRATELANDSGGAIMVITEGVFGMGGDQGKLKEIVALKKKYSFRLMVDDAHGFGTMGKTGAGTGEEQGVQDEIDLYFSTFAKSMASIGAFMAGDEQVIEYLRYNTRSQIFAKALPMPFVVGNLKRLELLQTQPQLKDRLWENVRALQSGLKERGFDIGQSNTPVTPVYLKGSPSEAANMIMDIRENYNIFLSIVVYPVVPKGVMLLRLTPTAVHTLQDIDETLKCFSEVAEKLKAGTYQTQKLVGVV
- the dapA gene encoding 4-hydroxy-tetrahydrodipicolinate synthase; the encoded protein is MNKNKFRGTGVALITPFKSDHSIDFDALERLIHFNIDNGIDYFVSLGTTGETATLSKEERNKVWAFTAKSVKGKVPLVAGIGGNNTAEIVETARQFRQDGFEAILSVSPYYNKPAQEGIYRHFMQIAEASPLPIILYNVPGRTGSNIAASTTIRLAKASEQFIGIKEASGNFAQCMHIMKEKPGNFLVISGDDIITLPLVSLGIDGVISVVAQAFPKDFSGMVHEALQGNFAAAQQLHLKLLDYMEWFFEEGSPGGVKAALHVLGICEQVLRLPLVPVSDTLYQRIAASVRKYNQ
- a CDS encoding acetyl-CoA carboxylase carboxyltransferase subunit alpha; the encoded protein is MTYLDFEKPIEELQEQLDKLKKIGENGKVDMASALKELDDKMLETRKAIYTNLSGWQRVQLSRHPERPYTLYYLSQMCSKFIELHGDRNMGDDKAMVGGFGRLDNETILFVGQQKGVNTKQRQYRNFGMANPEGYRKALRLMKLAEKFNIPIVTLIDTPGAYPGLEAEERGQAEAIARNLYEMTLLKVPVICIVIGEGASGGALGIGIGDRVLMMENTWYSVISPESCSSILWHSWNYKEQAAEQLKLDAKNMYDFKLVDGVIKEPLGGAHNNPEEMAKILKREIKKHLIDLKDLTPKERIEARIKKFSSMGFFEE